In a single window of the Solea senegalensis isolate Sse05_10M linkage group LG1, IFAPA_SoseM_1, whole genome shotgun sequence genome:
- the LOC122768152 gene encoding GRAM domain-containing protein 2B-like isoform X3: protein MFCPWLSHHGCIIKKPCADIYLLLYSSLDGVGVFGLRRGSSSSSSSKKSRPSKSLDESRLKIHDFNQNLSSNMTLRDQTIAEENLDQAQELNSHSFQKHNKSFHKLFQEISEGENLTDMFTCALQKEVLYHGKLYISENHACFHSSVLLKDTKVVIPASSVTGVKKHSSALSMLSIQTADGDKFTFVSLRNREICYKLLQSVCSYVQQATPGGSPHLSSADNEADLDAVSSYSSLEDSIDHNLRRQHCFDLGDFPQISSPTRCSSAHQSILTGEDDQALSWIWKLTEKFFSFFLLREIRNLSVLFYIYIMLIALLLLVSGYIGLRIILLQEQLNSLGALTELSLHHKEYQET from the exons atgTTTTGTCCATGGCTTTCTCACCACGGCTGTATCATTAAAAAGCCGTGTGCCGACATTTATCTCCTGCTCTACAGCAGCCTGGATGGAGTTGGAGTCTTTGGTCTAcggagaggcagcagcagcagcagcagcagcaagaaatCGAGGCCAAGCAAGAGTCTGGACGAGTCCCGACTGAAGATCCACGACTTTAATCAAAACCTCAGCTCCAACATGACTCTCAG GGATCAGACCATCGCAGAGGAGAACCTTGACCAAGCACAAGAACTTAACAGTCAT AGCTTCCAGAAACACAATAAGAGCTTCCACAAGCTGTTCCAAGAAATTTCTGAGGGGGAGAACCTGACAGACA TGTTCACCTGTGCCTTGCAGAAGGAGGTGTTGTATCACGGGAAACTCTACATTTCTGAGAACCATGCATGTTTCCATTCCTCCGTGCTGCTCAAGGACACCAAG GTGGTGATTCCCGCGTCCAGCGTCACAGGGGTGAAGAAACATAGCTCGGCTTTGTCAATGTTGTCCATCCAAACTGCTGATGGAGACAAA ttCACGTTCGTGTCTTTGAGGAACCGTGAAATTTGCTACAAGCTCCTCCAAAGTGTCTGCTCGTATGTACAG CAGGCGACTCCAGGCGGCAgccctcacctctcctctgcAGACAATGAAGCTGATCTGGATGCG GTCTCCAGTTATTCCAGTCTGGAGGACAGCATAGATCACAATCTGAGGAGACAACACTGCTTTGATCTTGGTGACTTTCCTCAGATTtcca GTCCCACAAGATGCAGTTCCGCTCATCAAAGCATCTTAACAGGTGAAGACGACCAAG CTTTGTCATGGATCTGGAAGCTCACGGAGAAGTTTTTCTCATTCTTCCTTCTCCGAGAAATAAGGAATCTCAGCGTTCTCTTTTATATCTACATTATGTT GATTGCGTTGCTGTTGCTGGTGTCTGGATACATTGGGCTGAGGATCATTTTGCTGCAGGAGCAGCTGAATTCCTTGGGAGCCCTGACTGAGTTGTCTTTGCACCACAAAGA ATACCAAGAAACCTAG
- the LOC122768152 gene encoding GRAM domain-containing protein 2B-like isoform X2 — protein sequence MFCPWLSHHGCIIKKPCADIYLLLYSSLDGVGVFGLRRGSSSSSSSKKSRPSKSLDESRLKIHDFNQNLSSNMTLRDQTIAEENLDQAQELNSHSFQKHNKSFHKLFQEISEGENLTDMFTCALQKEVLYHGKLYISENHACFHSSVLLKDTKVVIPASSVTGVKKHSSALSMLSIQTADGDKFTFVSLRNREICYKLLQSVCSYVQATPGGSPHLSSADNEADLDAVSSYSSLEDSIDHNLRRQHCFDLGDFPQISSESPTRCSSAHQSILTGEDDQALSWIWKLTEKFFSFFLLREIRNLSVLFYIYIMLIALLLLVSGYIGLRIILLQEQLNSLGALTELSLHHKEYQET from the exons atgTTTTGTCCATGGCTTTCTCACCACGGCTGTATCATTAAAAAGCCGTGTGCCGACATTTATCTCCTGCTCTACAGCAGCCTGGATGGAGTTGGAGTCTTTGGTCTAcggagaggcagcagcagcagcagcagcagcaagaaatCGAGGCCAAGCAAGAGTCTGGACGAGTCCCGACTGAAGATCCACGACTTTAATCAAAACCTCAGCTCCAACATGACTCTCAG GGATCAGACCATCGCAGAGGAGAACCTTGACCAAGCACAAGAACTTAACAGTCAT AGCTTCCAGAAACACAATAAGAGCTTCCACAAGCTGTTCCAAGAAATTTCTGAGGGGGAGAACCTGACAGACA TGTTCACCTGTGCCTTGCAGAAGGAGGTGTTGTATCACGGGAAACTCTACATTTCTGAGAACCATGCATGTTTCCATTCCTCCGTGCTGCTCAAGGACACCAAG GTGGTGATTCCCGCGTCCAGCGTCACAGGGGTGAAGAAACATAGCTCGGCTTTGTCAATGTTGTCCATCCAAACTGCTGATGGAGACAAA ttCACGTTCGTGTCTTTGAGGAACCGTGAAATTTGCTACAAGCTCCTCCAAAGTGTCTGCTCGTATGTACAG GCGACTCCAGGCGGCAgccctcacctctcctctgcAGACAATGAAGCTGATCTGGATGCG GTCTCCAGTTATTCCAGTCTGGAGGACAGCATAGATCACAATCTGAGGAGACAACACTGCTTTGATCTTGGTGACTTTCCTCAGATTtccagtgaga GTCCCACAAGATGCAGTTCCGCTCATCAAAGCATCTTAACAGGTGAAGACGACCAAG CTTTGTCATGGATCTGGAAGCTCACGGAGAAGTTTTTCTCATTCTTCCTTCTCCGAGAAATAAGGAATCTCAGCGTTCTCTTTTATATCTACATTATGTT GATTGCGTTGCTGTTGCTGGTGTCTGGATACATTGGGCTGAGGATCATTTTGCTGCAGGAGCAGCTGAATTCCTTGGGAGCCCTGACTGAGTTGTCTTTGCACCACAAAGA ATACCAAGAAACCTAG
- the LOC122768152 gene encoding GRAM domain-containing protein 2B-like isoform X1 yields the protein MFCPWLSHHGCIIKKPCADIYLLLYSSLDGVGVFGLRRGSSSSSSSKKSRPSKSLDESRLKIHDFNQNLSSNMTLRDQTIAEENLDQAQELNSHSFQKHNKSFHKLFQEISEGENLTDMFTCALQKEVLYHGKLYISENHACFHSSVLLKDTKVVIPASSVTGVKKHSSALSMLSIQTADGDKFTFVSLRNREICYKLLQSVCSYVQQATPGGSPHLSSADNEADLDAVSSYSSLEDSIDHNLRRQHCFDLGDFPQISSESPTRCSSAHQSILTGEDDQALSWIWKLTEKFFSFFLLREIRNLSVLFYIYIMLIALLLLVSGYIGLRIILLQEQLNSLGALTELSLHHKEYQET from the exons atgTTTTGTCCATGGCTTTCTCACCACGGCTGTATCATTAAAAAGCCGTGTGCCGACATTTATCTCCTGCTCTACAGCAGCCTGGATGGAGTTGGAGTCTTTGGTCTAcggagaggcagcagcagcagcagcagcagcaagaaatCGAGGCCAAGCAAGAGTCTGGACGAGTCCCGACTGAAGATCCACGACTTTAATCAAAACCTCAGCTCCAACATGACTCTCAG GGATCAGACCATCGCAGAGGAGAACCTTGACCAAGCACAAGAACTTAACAGTCAT AGCTTCCAGAAACACAATAAGAGCTTCCACAAGCTGTTCCAAGAAATTTCTGAGGGGGAGAACCTGACAGACA TGTTCACCTGTGCCTTGCAGAAGGAGGTGTTGTATCACGGGAAACTCTACATTTCTGAGAACCATGCATGTTTCCATTCCTCCGTGCTGCTCAAGGACACCAAG GTGGTGATTCCCGCGTCCAGCGTCACAGGGGTGAAGAAACATAGCTCGGCTTTGTCAATGTTGTCCATCCAAACTGCTGATGGAGACAAA ttCACGTTCGTGTCTTTGAGGAACCGTGAAATTTGCTACAAGCTCCTCCAAAGTGTCTGCTCGTATGTACAG CAGGCGACTCCAGGCGGCAgccctcacctctcctctgcAGACAATGAAGCTGATCTGGATGCG GTCTCCAGTTATTCCAGTCTGGAGGACAGCATAGATCACAATCTGAGGAGACAACACTGCTTTGATCTTGGTGACTTTCCTCAGATTtccagtgaga GTCCCACAAGATGCAGTTCCGCTCATCAAAGCATCTTAACAGGTGAAGACGACCAAG CTTTGTCATGGATCTGGAAGCTCACGGAGAAGTTTTTCTCATTCTTCCTTCTCCGAGAAATAAGGAATCTCAGCGTTCTCTTTTATATCTACATTATGTT GATTGCGTTGCTGTTGCTGGTGTCTGGATACATTGGGCTGAGGATCATTTTGCTGCAGGAGCAGCTGAATTCCTTGGGAGCCCTGACTGAGTTGTCTTTGCACCACAAAGA ATACCAAGAAACCTAG
- the LOC122768152 gene encoding GRAM domain-containing protein 2B-like isoform X4: MFCPWLSHHGCIIKKPCADIYLLLYSSLDGVGVFGLRRGSSSSSSSKKSRPSKSLDESRLKIHDFNQNLSSNMTLRDQTIAEENLDQAQELNSHSFQKHNKSFHKLFQEISEGENLTDMFTCALQKEVLYHGKLYISENHACFHSSVLLKDTKVVIPASSVTGVKKHSSALSMLSIQTADGDKFTFVSLRNREICYKLLQSVCSYVQQATPGGSPHLSSADNEADLDAVSSYSSLEDSIDHNLRRQHCFDLGPTRCSSAHQSILTGEDDQALSWIWKLTEKFFSFFLLREIRNLSVLFYIYIMLIALLLLVSGYIGLRIILLQEQLNSLGALTELSLHHKEYQET, translated from the exons atgTTTTGTCCATGGCTTTCTCACCACGGCTGTATCATTAAAAAGCCGTGTGCCGACATTTATCTCCTGCTCTACAGCAGCCTGGATGGAGTTGGAGTCTTTGGTCTAcggagaggcagcagcagcagcagcagcagcaagaaatCGAGGCCAAGCAAGAGTCTGGACGAGTCCCGACTGAAGATCCACGACTTTAATCAAAACCTCAGCTCCAACATGACTCTCAG GGATCAGACCATCGCAGAGGAGAACCTTGACCAAGCACAAGAACTTAACAGTCAT AGCTTCCAGAAACACAATAAGAGCTTCCACAAGCTGTTCCAAGAAATTTCTGAGGGGGAGAACCTGACAGACA TGTTCACCTGTGCCTTGCAGAAGGAGGTGTTGTATCACGGGAAACTCTACATTTCTGAGAACCATGCATGTTTCCATTCCTCCGTGCTGCTCAAGGACACCAAG GTGGTGATTCCCGCGTCCAGCGTCACAGGGGTGAAGAAACATAGCTCGGCTTTGTCAATGTTGTCCATCCAAACTGCTGATGGAGACAAA ttCACGTTCGTGTCTTTGAGGAACCGTGAAATTTGCTACAAGCTCCTCCAAAGTGTCTGCTCGTATGTACAG CAGGCGACTCCAGGCGGCAgccctcacctctcctctgcAGACAATGAAGCTGATCTGGATGCG GTCTCCAGTTATTCCAGTCTGGAGGACAGCATAGATCACAATCTGAGGAGACAACACTGCTTTGATCTTG GTCCCACAAGATGCAGTTCCGCTCATCAAAGCATCTTAACAGGTGAAGACGACCAAG CTTTGTCATGGATCTGGAAGCTCACGGAGAAGTTTTTCTCATTCTTCCTTCTCCGAGAAATAAGGAATCTCAGCGTTCTCTTTTATATCTACATTATGTT GATTGCGTTGCTGTTGCTGGTGTCTGGATACATTGGGCTGAGGATCATTTTGCTGCAGGAGCAGCTGAATTCCTTGGGAGCCCTGACTGAGTTGTCTTTGCACCACAAAGA ATACCAAGAAACCTAG